In Cydia splendana chromosome 3, ilCydSple1.2, whole genome shotgun sequence, one DNA window encodes the following:
- the LOC134806398 gene encoding uncharacterized protein LOC134806398 isoform X1, with translation MPGHEAPCVELGSAPQTPSVGPSPSPSEISSTSTPEPHNLRPTPLFRALAMPPPEPEQPPGQDELERRLPGYRRIVIPRDLTLIELLKQSSGAQTDEEVLRIREAKLRVIAEQVGLRRLPVLAPRLRELTLDGSAVATLRDLGIGLARLKILSINRCGLTSLDGVWGLGALRELHAAGNRLRDFQLLAGLQKLHTLNLANNPIAESCRLWTLGVCDSLCNLTLRGTPLADAEDYRARVEAALPRLQYLDDRPMHGDEEDALEAELNPTMSSESESECEMDTTAASMTPDVSLEPQPGPSNSQLESLEADVDVVRPLRASRRRPATTECVGARPRVQLPPRPNTAHSTRERAPSRLHVLNTLMDEEWRNSGSRLTSQHPVCGNIARALRRPQSAQQTHFISEEEEEKLLVSESVQIVENAMRAVAKEIPRAPCVEDWAQFRKLTGIDIEIDFEARPEGDASTALDRLEQIEKETMQRLQEEVLKKPCSIHIPSTSAVRYDMRAPSECDAWSGSGDSREPHGPRPDPRLEVDVLFKNIIDMGIESQH, from the exons GGCGCTGGCTATGCCGCCTCCCGAGCCCGAGCAGCCGCCGGGGCAGGACGAGCTGGAGCGCCGCCTGCCCGGCTACCGGCGCATCGTGATACCGAGGGATCTCACGCTCATAGAGCTATTG AAACAATCGAGCGGCGCTCAGACCGACGAGGAAGTTCTCCGCATCCGCGAGGCGAAGCTGCGCGTGATCGCGGAGCAGGTCGGGCTGCGGCGGCTGCCGGTGCTCGCGCCGAGGTTGCGCGAGCTCACGCTTGACGGGAGCGCCGTCGCGACGTTGCGCGACCTTGGCATCGGACTTGCGCGTTTAAAG ATCCTGAGCATAAACCGCTGCGGTCTGACGAGCCTCGACGGGGTGTGGGGCCTGGGCGCCTTACGGGAGCTCCACGCGGCCGGTAACCGGCTGCGCGACTTTCAACTTTTGGCCGGTCTTCAGAAATTGCATACGTTGAACTTAGCAAA TAACCCGATAGCAGAGTCATGTCGGCTCTGGACTTTGGGCGTGTGTGATTCCTTGTGCAATTTGACGCTGCGAGGGACCCCGCTGGCGGACGCGGAGGACTATCGCGCGCGGGTCGAGGCTGCCCTTCCCAGACTGCAGTATCTAGACGACCGTCCGATGCACGGCGATGAAG AGGATGCTCTGGAAGCAGAGTTGAACCCCACGATGAGTTCGGAATCGGAGAGCGAATGCGAGATGGACACCACGGCCGCCTCCATGACTCCTGACGTGTCGCTGGAACCGCAACCTGGACCATCAAATTCACAACTagag AGCCTAGAAGCTGATGTCGATGTTGTTAGACCATTGCGTGCCTCCCGTCGAAGACCGGCGACGACCGAGTGTGTGGGAGCGAGGCCGCGCGTGCAACTCCCGCCGCGGCCCAACACCGCGCACTCGACGCGGGAGCGAGCGCCGAGCAGGCTACATGTGCTGAACACGCTCATGG ATGAGGAGTGGCGCAACAGTGGTAGCAGATTGACTTCGCAGCACCCAGTATGTGGGAACATAGCGAGGGCCCTGCGCCGCCCGCAGTCAGCTCAGCAGACACATTTCA TttcagaagaagaagaagaaaagctGTTGGTGAGCGAGAGTGTCCAAATTGTCGAAAACGCGATGCGCGCTGTCGCGAAGGAAATACCCCGCGCACCTTGCGTGGAGGATTGGGCTCAGTTCAGGAAACTTACGGG CATCGACATCGAGATAGACTTCGAAGCACGCCCTGAAGGGGATGCTAGCACCGCCTTGGATCGTCTGGAACAAATAGAAAAGGAGACGATGCAAAGGCTGCAAGAAGAGGTTTTGAAGAAGCCTTGTAGTATACATATACCGTCCACGTCGGCCGTGAGGTACGACATGCGAGCCCCGAGCGAATGTGACGCGTGGAGTGGCTCGGGGGACTCCCGAGAGCCCCACGGCCCCAGGCCAGACCCCAGGCTCGAAGTCGACGTGCTGTTTAAAAACATTATTGATATGGGTATTGAATCGCAAcactaa
- the LOC134806398 gene encoding uncharacterized protein LOC134806398 isoform X2, producing the protein MPGHEAPCVELGSAPQTPSVGPSPSPSEISSTSTPEPHNLRPTPLFRALAMPPPEPEQPPGQDELERRLPGYRRIVIPRDLTLIELLKQSSGAQTDEEVLRIREAKLRVIAEQVGLRRLPVLAPRLRELTLDGSAVATLRDLGIGLARLKILSINRCGLTSLDGVWGLGALRELHAAGNRLRDFQLLAGLQKLHTLNLANNPIAESCRLWTLGVCDSLCNLTLRGTPLADAEDYRARVEAALPRLQYLDDRPMHGDEEDALEAELNPTMSSESESECEMDTTAASMTPDVSLEPQPGPSNSQLESLEADVDVVRPLRASRRRPATTECVGARPRVQLPPRPNTAHSTRERAPSRLHVLNTLMDEEWRNSGSRLTSQHPVCGNIARALRRPQSAQQTHFKEEEEKLLVSESVQIVENAMRAVAKEIPRAPCVEDWAQFRKLTGIDIEIDFEARPEGDASTALDRLEQIEKETMQRLQEEVLKKPCSIHIPSTSAVRYDMRAPSECDAWSGSGDSREPHGPRPDPRLEVDVLFKNIIDMGIESQH; encoded by the exons GGCGCTGGCTATGCCGCCTCCCGAGCCCGAGCAGCCGCCGGGGCAGGACGAGCTGGAGCGCCGCCTGCCCGGCTACCGGCGCATCGTGATACCGAGGGATCTCACGCTCATAGAGCTATTG AAACAATCGAGCGGCGCTCAGACCGACGAGGAAGTTCTCCGCATCCGCGAGGCGAAGCTGCGCGTGATCGCGGAGCAGGTCGGGCTGCGGCGGCTGCCGGTGCTCGCGCCGAGGTTGCGCGAGCTCACGCTTGACGGGAGCGCCGTCGCGACGTTGCGCGACCTTGGCATCGGACTTGCGCGTTTAAAG ATCCTGAGCATAAACCGCTGCGGTCTGACGAGCCTCGACGGGGTGTGGGGCCTGGGCGCCTTACGGGAGCTCCACGCGGCCGGTAACCGGCTGCGCGACTTTCAACTTTTGGCCGGTCTTCAGAAATTGCATACGTTGAACTTAGCAAA TAACCCGATAGCAGAGTCATGTCGGCTCTGGACTTTGGGCGTGTGTGATTCCTTGTGCAATTTGACGCTGCGAGGGACCCCGCTGGCGGACGCGGAGGACTATCGCGCGCGGGTCGAGGCTGCCCTTCCCAGACTGCAGTATCTAGACGACCGTCCGATGCACGGCGATGAAG AGGATGCTCTGGAAGCAGAGTTGAACCCCACGATGAGTTCGGAATCGGAGAGCGAATGCGAGATGGACACCACGGCCGCCTCCATGACTCCTGACGTGTCGCTGGAACCGCAACCTGGACCATCAAATTCACAACTagag AGCCTAGAAGCTGATGTCGATGTTGTTAGACCATTGCGTGCCTCCCGTCGAAGACCGGCGACGACCGAGTGTGTGGGAGCGAGGCCGCGCGTGCAACTCCCGCCGCGGCCCAACACCGCGCACTCGACGCGGGAGCGAGCGCCGAGCAGGCTACATGTGCTGAACACGCTCATGG ATGAGGAGTGGCGCAACAGTGGTAGCAGATTGACTTCGCAGCACCCAGTATGTGGGAACATAGCGAGGGCCCTGCGCCGCCCGCAGTCAGCTCAGCAGACACATTTCA aagaagaagaagaaaagctGTTGGTGAGCGAGAGTGTCCAAATTGTCGAAAACGCGATGCGCGCTGTCGCGAAGGAAATACCCCGCGCACCTTGCGTGGAGGATTGGGCTCAGTTCAGGAAACTTACGGG CATCGACATCGAGATAGACTTCGAAGCACGCCCTGAAGGGGATGCTAGCACCGCCTTGGATCGTCTGGAACAAATAGAAAAGGAGACGATGCAAAGGCTGCAAGAAGAGGTTTTGAAGAAGCCTTGTAGTATACATATACCGTCCACGTCGGCCGTGAGGTACGACATGCGAGCCCCGAGCGAATGTGACGCGTGGAGTGGCTCGGGGGACTCCCGAGAGCCCCACGGCCCCAGGCCAGACCCCAGGCTCGAAGTCGACGTGCTGTTTAAAAACATTATTGATATGGGTATTGAATCGCAAcactaa